A window from Theobroma cacao cultivar B97-61/B2 chromosome 3, Criollo_cocoa_genome_V2, whole genome shotgun sequence encodes these proteins:
- the LOC18605330 gene encoding uncharacterized protein LOC18605330 isoform X2, giving the protein MDQDGPSSGRRKVRFAPKAPQSSRRLKTTVSKSEVNDEDGEAAQAQYLLGRFNENQTRQRPKVEKKSSAQISFGPGAPSSNLLSAYGSQRGGTSGKSTDSRQRSPDDNDGQIIGSFPSASKEDRTDICSSDAIEASAPKIKREYREPWVKVCSLFVCLRPSAHLCAIPLILLSSMIALQDYHHTYYPITLPLRRPYSGDPELLDQAEFVEAARKEYDEKTINPASDLGLLEGEKGKMFFFQLPANLPVIKRLASTKGKEKAENLGSSERFGALKKGCQLEELPGGFMGKMLVYKSGAVKLKLGETLYDVSPGSDCIFAQDVAAVNTTEKHCCVIGELGKRVVVTPHISSVLNSVIDLG; this is encoded by the exons ATGGATCAGGACGGGCCTTCTTCTGGCCGCCGAAAG GTTCGGTTTGCTCCTAAAGCTCCTCAATCTTCAAGAAGGCTCAAAACCACTGTTTCCAAATC CGAAGTGAATGATGAAGATGGAGAAGCTGCTCAAGCGCAGTATCTTCTTGGACGTTTCAAC GAGAATCAAACGCGACAAAGGCCTAAAGTTGAAAAGAAAT CTTCCGCGCAAATTTCTTTTGGTCCTGGAGCCCCCTCATCAAATTTATTGAGTGCATATGGTAGTCAAAGGGGTGGGACTTCTGGTAAAAGTACTGACTCAAGGCAGAGAAGTCCTGATGATAATGATGGGCAAATCATTGGTTCTTTCCCTTCAGCTTCCAAAGAAGATAGGACAGATATATGTTCTTCAGATGCCATTGAAGCATCAGCAccaaaaataaagagagaatACCGTGAACCATGGGTAAAAGTTTGCTCATTGTTTGTGTGTTTAAGACCGAGTGCACATTTGTGTGCAATTCCTCTGATACTGCTGAGTTCCATGATCGCATTGCAGGATTACCATCACACTTACTATCCTATTACCCTTCCTCTGAGGAGACCTTACTCTGGTGACCCTG AACTTCTTGATCAGGCAGAATTTGTAGAGGCTGCTAGAAAGGAGTATGATGAGAAAACTATTAATCCTGCTTCAGATCTTGGGCTACTG GAAGGTGAGAAAGGAAAGATGTTTTTCTTTCAGCTTCCCGCTAATCTTCCTGTAATTAAGCGATTGGCTAGCACaaaggggaaagaaaaagCTGAGAATTTAGGATCATCAGAAAGGTTTGGTGCTTTAAAGAAAGGCTGCCAGTTGGAAGAGTTGCCCGGGGGATTTATGGGGAAGATGTTGGTTTACAAGAGTGGAGCAGTCAAATTGAAGCTGGGAGAAACACTATATGAT GTATCACCTGGTTCAGATTGTATATTTGCTCAGGATGTTGCAGCAGTCAACACCACAGAGAAACACTGTTGTGTCATCGGAGAGCTTGGAAAACGGGTAGTTGTCACTCCACATATTAGTTCTGTCCTAAATTCTGTGATTGACCTGGGCTGA
- the LOC18605330 gene encoding uncharacterized protein LOC18605330 isoform X3 yields MDQDGPSSGRRKVRFAPKAPQSSRRLKTTVSKSEVNDEDGEAAQAQYLLGRFNENQTRQRPKVEKKSSAQISFGPGAPSSNLLSAYGSQRGGTSGKSTDSRQRSPDDNDGQIIGSFPSASKEDRTDICSSDAIEASAPKIKREYREPWVKVCSLFVCLRPSAHLCAIPLILLSSMIALQDYHHTYYPITLPLRRPYSGDPELLDQAEFVEAARKEYDEKTINPASDLGLLEEGEKGKMFFFQLPANLPVIKRLASTKGKEKAENLGSSERFGALKKGCQLEELPGGFMGKMLVYKSGAVKLKLGETLYDIVYLLRMLQQSTPQRNTVVSSESLENG; encoded by the exons ATGGATCAGGACGGGCCTTCTTCTGGCCGCCGAAAG GTTCGGTTTGCTCCTAAAGCTCCTCAATCTTCAAGAAGGCTCAAAACCACTGTTTCCAAATC CGAAGTGAATGATGAAGATGGAGAAGCTGCTCAAGCGCAGTATCTTCTTGGACGTTTCAAC GAGAATCAAACGCGACAAAGGCCTAAAGTTGAAAAGAAAT CTTCCGCGCAAATTTCTTTTGGTCCTGGAGCCCCCTCATCAAATTTATTGAGTGCATATGGTAGTCAAAGGGGTGGGACTTCTGGTAAAAGTACTGACTCAAGGCAGAGAAGTCCTGATGATAATGATGGGCAAATCATTGGTTCTTTCCCTTCAGCTTCCAAAGAAGATAGGACAGATATATGTTCTTCAGATGCCATTGAAGCATCAGCAccaaaaataaagagagaatACCGTGAACCATGGGTAAAAGTTTGCTCATTGTTTGTGTGTTTAAGACCGAGTGCACATTTGTGTGCAATTCCTCTGATACTGCTGAGTTCCATGATCGCATTGCAGGATTACCATCACACTTACTATCCTATTACCCTTCCTCTGAGGAGACCTTACTCTGGTGACCCTG AACTTCTTGATCAGGCAGAATTTGTAGAGGCTGCTAGAAAGGAGTATGATGAGAAAACTATTAATCCTGCTTCAGATCTTGGGCTACTG GAGGAAGGTGAGAAAGGAAAGATGTTTTTCTTTCAGCTTCCCGCTAATCTTCCTGTAATTAAGCGATTGGCTAGCACaaaggggaaagaaaaagCTGAGAATTTAGGATCATCAGAAAGGTTTGGTGCTTTAAAGAAAGGCTGCCAGTTGGAAGAGTTGCCCGGGGGATTTATGGGGAAGATGTTGGTTTACAAGAGTGGAGCAGTCAAATTGAAGCTGGGAGAAACACTATATGAT ATTGTATATTTGCTCAGGATGTTGCAGCAGTCAACACCACAGAGAAACACTGTTGTGTCATCGGAGAGCTTGGAAAACGGGTAG
- the LOC18605330 gene encoding uncharacterized protein LOC18605330 isoform X1, translated as MDQDGPSSGRRKVRFAPKAPQSSRRLKTTVSKSEVNDEDGEAAQAQYLLGRFNENQTRQRPKVEKKSSAQISFGPGAPSSNLLSAYGSQRGGTSGKSTDSRQRSPDDNDGQIIGSFPSASKEDRTDICSSDAIEASAPKIKREYREPWVKVCSLFVCLRPSAHLCAIPLILLSSMIALQDYHHTYYPITLPLRRPYSGDPELLDQAEFVEAARKEYDEKTINPASDLGLLEEGEKGKMFFFQLPANLPVIKRLASTKGKEKAENLGSSERFGALKKGCQLEELPGGFMGKMLVYKSGAVKLKLGETLYDVSPGSDCIFAQDVAAVNTTEKHCCVIGELGKRVVVTPHISSVLNSVIDLG; from the exons ATGGATCAGGACGGGCCTTCTTCTGGCCGCCGAAAG GTTCGGTTTGCTCCTAAAGCTCCTCAATCTTCAAGAAGGCTCAAAACCACTGTTTCCAAATC CGAAGTGAATGATGAAGATGGAGAAGCTGCTCAAGCGCAGTATCTTCTTGGACGTTTCAAC GAGAATCAAACGCGACAAAGGCCTAAAGTTGAAAAGAAAT CTTCCGCGCAAATTTCTTTTGGTCCTGGAGCCCCCTCATCAAATTTATTGAGTGCATATGGTAGTCAAAGGGGTGGGACTTCTGGTAAAAGTACTGACTCAAGGCAGAGAAGTCCTGATGATAATGATGGGCAAATCATTGGTTCTTTCCCTTCAGCTTCCAAAGAAGATAGGACAGATATATGTTCTTCAGATGCCATTGAAGCATCAGCAccaaaaataaagagagaatACCGTGAACCATGGGTAAAAGTTTGCTCATTGTTTGTGTGTTTAAGACCGAGTGCACATTTGTGTGCAATTCCTCTGATACTGCTGAGTTCCATGATCGCATTGCAGGATTACCATCACACTTACTATCCTATTACCCTTCCTCTGAGGAGACCTTACTCTGGTGACCCTG AACTTCTTGATCAGGCAGAATTTGTAGAGGCTGCTAGAAAGGAGTATGATGAGAAAACTATTAATCCTGCTTCAGATCTTGGGCTACTG GAGGAAGGTGAGAAAGGAAAGATGTTTTTCTTTCAGCTTCCCGCTAATCTTCCTGTAATTAAGCGATTGGCTAGCACaaaggggaaagaaaaagCTGAGAATTTAGGATCATCAGAAAGGTTTGGTGCTTTAAAGAAAGGCTGCCAGTTGGAAGAGTTGCCCGGGGGATTTATGGGGAAGATGTTGGTTTACAAGAGTGGAGCAGTCAAATTGAAGCTGGGAGAAACACTATATGAT GTATCACCTGGTTCAGATTGTATATTTGCTCAGGATGTTGCAGCAGTCAACACCACAGAGAAACACTGTTGTGTCATCGGAGAGCTTGGAAAACGGGTAGTTGTCACTCCACATATTAGTTCTGTCCTAAATTCTGTGATTGACCTGGGCTGA
- the LOC18605330 gene encoding DNA-directed RNA polymerase III subunit rpc4 isoform X5 has translation MDQDGPSSGRRKVRFAPKAPQSSRRLKTTVSKSEVNDEDGEAAQAQYLLGRFNENQTRQRPKVEKKSSAQISFGPGAPSSNLLSAYGSQRGGTSGKSTDSRQRSPDDNDGQIIGSFPSASKEDRTDICSSDAIEASAPKIKREYREPWDYHHTYYPITLPLRRPYSGDPELLDQAEFVEAARKEYDEKTINPASDLGLLEGEKGKMFFFQLPANLPVIKRLASTKGKEKAENLGSSERFGALKKGCQLEELPGGFMGKMLVYKSGAVKLKLGETLYDVSPGSDCIFAQDVAAVNTTEKHCCVIGELGKRVVVTPHISSVLNSVIDLG, from the exons ATGGATCAGGACGGGCCTTCTTCTGGCCGCCGAAAG GTTCGGTTTGCTCCTAAAGCTCCTCAATCTTCAAGAAGGCTCAAAACCACTGTTTCCAAATC CGAAGTGAATGATGAAGATGGAGAAGCTGCTCAAGCGCAGTATCTTCTTGGACGTTTCAAC GAGAATCAAACGCGACAAAGGCCTAAAGTTGAAAAGAAAT CTTCCGCGCAAATTTCTTTTGGTCCTGGAGCCCCCTCATCAAATTTATTGAGTGCATATGGTAGTCAAAGGGGTGGGACTTCTGGTAAAAGTACTGACTCAAGGCAGAGAAGTCCTGATGATAATGATGGGCAAATCATTGGTTCTTTCCCTTCAGCTTCCAAAGAAGATAGGACAGATATATGTTCTTCAGATGCCATTGAAGCATCAGCAccaaaaataaagagagaatACCGTGAACCATGG GATTACCATCACACTTACTATCCTATTACCCTTCCTCTGAGGAGACCTTACTCTGGTGACCCTG AACTTCTTGATCAGGCAGAATTTGTAGAGGCTGCTAGAAAGGAGTATGATGAGAAAACTATTAATCCTGCTTCAGATCTTGGGCTACTG GAAGGTGAGAAAGGAAAGATGTTTTTCTTTCAGCTTCCCGCTAATCTTCCTGTAATTAAGCGATTGGCTAGCACaaaggggaaagaaaaagCTGAGAATTTAGGATCATCAGAAAGGTTTGGTGCTTTAAAGAAAGGCTGCCAGTTGGAAGAGTTGCCCGGGGGATTTATGGGGAAGATGTTGGTTTACAAGAGTGGAGCAGTCAAATTGAAGCTGGGAGAAACACTATATGAT GTATCACCTGGTTCAGATTGTATATTTGCTCAGGATGTTGCAGCAGTCAACACCACAGAGAAACACTGTTGTGTCATCGGAGAGCTTGGAAAACGGGTAGTTGTCACTCCACATATTAGTTCTGTCCTAAATTCTGTGATTGACCTGGGCTGA
- the LOC18605330 gene encoding DNA-directed RNA polymerase III subunit rpc4 isoform X4, which produces MDQDGPSSGRRKVRFAPKAPQSSRRLKTTVSKSEVNDEDGEAAQAQYLLGRFNENQTRQRPKVEKKSSAQISFGPGAPSSNLLSAYGSQRGGTSGKSTDSRQRSPDDNDGQIIGSFPSASKEDRTDICSSDAIEASAPKIKREYREPWDYHHTYYPITLPLRRPYSGDPELLDQAEFVEAARKEYDEKTINPASDLGLLEEGEKGKMFFFQLPANLPVIKRLASTKGKEKAENLGSSERFGALKKGCQLEELPGGFMGKMLVYKSGAVKLKLGETLYDVSPGSDCIFAQDVAAVNTTEKHCCVIGELGKRVVVTPHISSVLNSVIDLG; this is translated from the exons ATGGATCAGGACGGGCCTTCTTCTGGCCGCCGAAAG GTTCGGTTTGCTCCTAAAGCTCCTCAATCTTCAAGAAGGCTCAAAACCACTGTTTCCAAATC CGAAGTGAATGATGAAGATGGAGAAGCTGCTCAAGCGCAGTATCTTCTTGGACGTTTCAAC GAGAATCAAACGCGACAAAGGCCTAAAGTTGAAAAGAAAT CTTCCGCGCAAATTTCTTTTGGTCCTGGAGCCCCCTCATCAAATTTATTGAGTGCATATGGTAGTCAAAGGGGTGGGACTTCTGGTAAAAGTACTGACTCAAGGCAGAGAAGTCCTGATGATAATGATGGGCAAATCATTGGTTCTTTCCCTTCAGCTTCCAAAGAAGATAGGACAGATATATGTTCTTCAGATGCCATTGAAGCATCAGCAccaaaaataaagagagaatACCGTGAACCATGG GATTACCATCACACTTACTATCCTATTACCCTTCCTCTGAGGAGACCTTACTCTGGTGACCCTG AACTTCTTGATCAGGCAGAATTTGTAGAGGCTGCTAGAAAGGAGTATGATGAGAAAACTATTAATCCTGCTTCAGATCTTGGGCTACTG GAGGAAGGTGAGAAAGGAAAGATGTTTTTCTTTCAGCTTCCCGCTAATCTTCCTGTAATTAAGCGATTGGCTAGCACaaaggggaaagaaaaagCTGAGAATTTAGGATCATCAGAAAGGTTTGGTGCTTTAAAGAAAGGCTGCCAGTTGGAAGAGTTGCCCGGGGGATTTATGGGGAAGATGTTGGTTTACAAGAGTGGAGCAGTCAAATTGAAGCTGGGAGAAACACTATATGAT GTATCACCTGGTTCAGATTGTATATTTGCTCAGGATGTTGCAGCAGTCAACACCACAGAGAAACACTGTTGTGTCATCGGAGAGCTTGGAAAACGGGTAGTTGTCACTCCACATATTAGTTCTGTCCTAAATTCTGTGATTGACCTGGGCTGA
- the LOC18605331 gene encoding uncharacterized protein LOC18605331 isoform X1, which translates to MMFGGGKGMGGGANMLRTVGRAVVRAGVTTGNPTTFQEPLSSASSNSTTTPPSPTSASQRHNNSNSNTYLSISSGSSAFGSCNTGVPISANSGLPSNWPPFAASPASAAASCCDEFEWVSVDGSEGERPHGVLDDFVLGPVPSVGEVQNVVSALQRVFDASSSPQLIRDKFSYNAGKEIAYQIPSPTGSMHRVHSAGSELEWKEPSLHLYNTGALQPYGTNRVYDAFHLLQTEPLVQKMVFSLSSDKAVWDAVLNNEVVKELRDSYYAAEDSNPLSSDESSDENSDESNKATNIVKWIFENTKAKVIDVYEKMIKLVNELFKLRTDDKTTAGTPDPFEERLRTSFLLSVLVLLIVVVTRAN; encoded by the exons ATGATGTTTGGTGGAGGCAAAGGCATGGGAGGTGGTGCCAACATGTTGAGAACAGTTGGGAGAGCAGTTGTCAGGGCTGGTGTTACCACTGGTAACCCTACAACTTTCCAAGAACCACTTTCTTCTGCTTCTTCGAACTCAACTACAACTCCTCCTTCTCCAACCTCTGCTTCCCAGAGgcataataatagtaatagtaACACTTATCTTTCTATTTCTTCTGGGAGTTCTGCTTTTGGTTCTTGTAATACTGGTGTGCCTATCAGTGCCAATTCCGGGTTGCCAAGTAACTGGCCTCCCTTTGCTGCCTCACCTGCTTCCGCTGCTGCTTCTTGTTGTGATGAGTTTGAGTGGGTGTCTGTGGATGGGAGTGAAGGGGAAAGGCCACATGGAGTTCTTGATGATTTTGTTTTAGGACCTGTTCCATCTGTTGGTGAAGTCCAGAACGTTGTCTCTGCTCTTCAGAG GGTTTTCGATGCAAGCTCATCTCCCCAGCTTATCAGGGATAAATTCTCTTATAATGCTGGCAAGGAAATAGCTTATCAAATTCCAAGCCCAACTGGCTCCATGCACCGAGTTCATTCTGCTGGGTCTGAGTTAGAATGGAAGGAGCCTTCTCTGCATCTCTATAACACAGGAGCATTGCAACCTTATGGTACAAACAGAGTTTATGATGCTTTCCATTTATTGCAGACGGAGCCATTGGTTCAG AAAATGGTCTTTTCATTGTCTTCGGATAAAGCTGTTTGGGATGCTGTTTTGAACAATGAGGTGGTGAAGGAGCTGAGAGATTCATACTATGCAG CCGAGGACAGTAATCCACTGAGTTCTGATGAGAGTTCAGATGAGAATTCCGATGAATCCAACAAGGCAACGAATATTGTGAAGTGGATTTTTGAAAACACTAAAGCAAAGGTCATAGATGTGTATGAGAAAATGATAAAGCTTGTGAATGAGTTATTTAAGCTGCGTACTGATGATAAGACAACAGCAGGAACCCCAGATCCATTTGAGGAAAGGCTGAGAACCTCATTCTTGTTATCTGTTCTGGTCCTGTTGATTGTGGTTGTGACTAGAGCCAACTGA
- the LOC18605331 gene encoding uncharacterized protein LOC18605331 isoform X2, with protein MMFGGGKGMGGGANMLRTVGRAVVRAGVTTGNPTTFQEPLSSASSNSTTTPPSPTSASQRHNNSNSNTYLSISSGSSAFGSCNTGVPISANSGLPSNWPPFAASPASAAASCCDEFEWVSVDGSEGERPHGVLDDFVLGPVPSVGEVQNVVSALQRVFDASSSPQLIRDKFSYNAGKEIAYQIPSPTGSMHRVHSAGSELEWKEPSLHLYNTGALQPYGTNRVYDAFHLLQTEPLVQKMVFSLSSDKAVWDAVLNNEVVKELRDSYYAGYGFLSLKMWDQSCRQISRFLFPCASKKGLDIGIESLL; from the exons ATGATGTTTGGTGGAGGCAAAGGCATGGGAGGTGGTGCCAACATGTTGAGAACAGTTGGGAGAGCAGTTGTCAGGGCTGGTGTTACCACTGGTAACCCTACAACTTTCCAAGAACCACTTTCTTCTGCTTCTTCGAACTCAACTACAACTCCTCCTTCTCCAACCTCTGCTTCCCAGAGgcataataatagtaatagtaACACTTATCTTTCTATTTCTTCTGGGAGTTCTGCTTTTGGTTCTTGTAATACTGGTGTGCCTATCAGTGCCAATTCCGGGTTGCCAAGTAACTGGCCTCCCTTTGCTGCCTCACCTGCTTCCGCTGCTGCTTCTTGTTGTGATGAGTTTGAGTGGGTGTCTGTGGATGGGAGTGAAGGGGAAAGGCCACATGGAGTTCTTGATGATTTTGTTTTAGGACCTGTTCCATCTGTTGGTGAAGTCCAGAACGTTGTCTCTGCTCTTCAGAG GGTTTTCGATGCAAGCTCATCTCCCCAGCTTATCAGGGATAAATTCTCTTATAATGCTGGCAAGGAAATAGCTTATCAAATTCCAAGCCCAACTGGCTCCATGCACCGAGTTCATTCTGCTGGGTCTGAGTTAGAATGGAAGGAGCCTTCTCTGCATCTCTATAACACAGGAGCATTGCAACCTTATGGTACAAACAGAGTTTATGATGCTTTCCATTTATTGCAGACGGAGCCATTGGTTCAG AAAATGGTCTTTTCATTGTCTTCGGATAAAGCTGTTTGGGATGCTGTTTTGAACAATGAGGTGGTGAAGGAGCTGAGAGATTCATACTATGCAG GGTATGGATTTCTGTCTCTCAAGATGTGGGATCAAAGTTGCAGGCAAATCTCAAGATTTCTTTTCCCCTGTGCATCAAAGAAAGGCTTAGATATTGGAATAGAATCATTGCTATGA
- the LOC18605332 gene encoding 60S ribosomal protein L15 produces the protein MGAYKYVSELWRKKQSDVMRFLQRVRCWEYRQHPSIVRVNHPTRPDKARRLGYKAKQGYVVYRVRVRRGGRKRPVPKGIVYGKPTNQGVTQLKFQRSKRSVAEERAGRKLGGLRVVNSYWINEDSTYKYFEVILVDPAHNAIRNDPRINWICNPVHKHRELRGLTSAGKKYRGLRGRGHLHHKARPSRRANWKRNNTLSLRRYR, from the exons ATGG GGGCTTACAAATACGTGTCAGAGCTATGGAGGAAGAAGCAATCCGATGTGATGAGGTTCTTGCAGAGGGTAAGGTGCTGGGAGTACCGTCAGCACCCTTCCATCGTGCGTGTCAACCACCCAACTCGCCCTGACAAGGCTCGTCGCTTGGGTTACAAAGCCAAGCAG GGTTATGTTGTTTATCGTGTTCGTGTAAGACGTGGTGGAAGGAAGAGACCAGTACCTAAGGGTATTGTGTATGGGAAACCCACAAACCAGGGTGTCACCCAACTGAAATTCCAGCGCAGCAAACGATCAGTTGCAGAGGAACGAGCTGGTCGGAAGCTTGGTGGCCTTAGGGTTGTTAACTCGTATTGGATCAATGAG GATTCAACATACAAATACTTTGAGGTCATATTGGTTGATCCTGCCCACAATGCCATTCGCAATGACCCAAGAATCAACTGGATCTGCAATCCAGTACACAAGCACAGGGAACTTCGTGGACTCACCTCTGCCGGCAAGAAATACAGGGGTCTTCGTGGCAGGGGACACTTGCACCACAAGGCCCGACCTTCAAGAAGGGCAAACTGGAAGAGAAACAACACACTCTCTCTTCGTCGCTACCGTTGA